In the genome of Peromyscus eremicus chromosome 1, PerEre_H2_v1, whole genome shotgun sequence, the window CACACGTGGACCTGATTGAAAAGCTGCTAAACTATGCTCCCCTGGAGAAGTGACTGGCGGAGCTTACTGTCCTCTGCTGGCCATGGGCAGTCTGTCACGCGGAGTTCAAACTGAGGTGTTGGGGAGGTGGGCGGGGTGCCTGGCTGTGGCCAGGTCCCCTCATCCTGGAAGAAACATTCAGTAAAGACCTTTGCAGAGCCACCAGCTGGTCTGACTTTGTAAGGTTCTCAACATCATGCCTGTACTGCCTTGGAAGTTACCTGGCCTGGCTCGGCTTTCCCCCGGGGCTGGTCTCCTTCCTCTTACCTGACTTGGGGGTCTAGTCTTGTGGGGAGCCCCTTGCTTCTGTTTTCTAGGCCTTGACCTGTTTGATCCACTGGCTAGCCTTACAGTGCAGTCTTGCACCTCATGGCTGTAGggcctctcctctccctgccagTGTTCAGGATGGGCAGGGTAGATGTGGCCACACCATCCACAGGCAGGGCCCAAGCCTGCGAGGATACTCCTTTGGAATGCTGAAGAGTGTTTGGAGGCCCACCCAATGTCTCACCACCGTGCTGTAGGGattctttttatgtgtttgcTGTTTTTTCTGCTTGTATGTCTTTGCGCCGCTtgtgtacccacagaggccaaaagttTTAGACAGTATGAACTGCCatgtgttctttttgttgttgtttgagacagggtttctctgtgtagtcccggctatcctggaattcagtatgtagaccaggctggccttgaaactcagagatccacctgcctctgccttctcagtgttggaattaaaggtgtgtatcagccggcggatctatgagttcaaggccagcctggtctacagagcgagttccaggaaaggcgcaaagctccacagagaaaccctgtcttgaaaaaccaaaaaaaaagtatgtgttacCTACCAAACTCAGAtattctagaagagcagccagtattcttcacctctgagccattcCAACTCCTGAGTATTCCCGAGGTCACAAGCTCATTCCCTGTCCTCCAGAATCCAAAGAACCAAGTCCTGGATCCTAAAGAACATTAGCTGTGAGCCCATCTGCTACCCATGCCTGAGGATCTTGTTTCCAGAATCTTCCCAGACCCAGCAGCTAGACATCTCTGCCCTTTAACCCAAATCCCACAGGAGTGGAAAAGTACCTGGCACTAAGAAACCTACTCAAGGCCAAAGGAGGTCCATTTAAGGCTCTGGCTCCTGGGTATTTGCATTAAATGTTCCAGGGTTCTTTTTAGCACATTGATCCCTCTTGAGATTTTtattgtttggtgttttgtttaagatagggtctcacttatgtagtcttggctggtgTGAAACTCACAGCAGTCCGCCTACTTCCgcctctcttgagtgctgggattaaacatgtgatgtgcacacacacactagtttgTTTCCAGGGGAGGTGTTGgttttttcgacacagggttttggagcctgtcctggaactctctgtgtagcccaggctggcctcaaattcacagagatctgcctggctctgcgtcccaagtgctgggattaaaggcgtgtgccaccaccgcccagctgccacactgatttttaaagaggaaaaaagctTTGCCTTGGGCTGAAGCCTAGTGGCCCCTTGGACTCCGCTCCTCTAGCTGCCACTAAGCAGCATAGGACTGTCGGGGACAGAGAATCAGCTCTTAGGGTACATTTGTGTGTCCTTGAGTATGGACAGTCCTTTGCCTGGCTAAGTCCAGGCCAGAGTGAGCTGGAGGCTCTCCAGCTACCAGAGGTCAGCCTAACTGCCTCTGCCATTGGGCTTCCCCATCCTTGACTCTTCTGAGTACTCCAGCTACCCTGGACCCTAAGGTCCTATCAGCAAGCTGACTCGACTGTTtatacatttattgagcacctgttACATAGCAGGAGCACATGTGGGCATCTGGGATACAGCAGTGGATGAAAACAGCCGTGCCCTATTCAGAGATGTTCCAAAAGGAGACAGTGTACAGGAACGTGGGGCATTTGCATGGTGTTACCAGAAGTGGGCAAAAGCCAGGGCTGAGGCTGTTAGGAGCAAGAAAGGCCTGGATGGAGAGGACAAGGCATATACTGTGGGGTTGTGGTTCCCCTCAGCTTGCCCCATTAGTTTGGGGTAAGCAGATCTGAGGGTTCCCAGCAGCAGGCATGAAAGGTACCTAGCCCATCCAGAACAGCCCCTTCCCACCTTCTACCCACCATGCAGGTGGTATGCCCAAGTTCTCCCCAAACTTATTACAAATCACAACTACCCAAAGACAAGTAGCCTGTGGGCAAGAGGCACTTTTGTCAAATAATCTAAACCCTATTCTACCAGCTAGGCCTAGCCCAACACTGGCAACCGGCCCCCTCTTATGCTGGGACAAGTACACTGCCTCAAGCCTTGGGACTTTGGTATGCAGTGAAAGGCACTTGAAGCTACCCCTGAGGTGGGGTCGCCAGGGGTCGTAGTGATGGCATGAGGACAGCTACCTCTCTGGCAGTCAGCAGTCTAACTCAGTAGTACTTTGTAGTGGGGTGGGACATAGTGCAAGGCTGGCAGCCTGGCCTGGCACCGTGGTCAGTAGTGCTCCAACTTGAGGCTTCTGTACAAGCAGCAGGTGAAGATCATGCCGAAGACCTGTGTGGGGCCAGGTTGGTGTAAACAGGGCTGTGGGCCACCAGCCACCCCAGTGTTCCCAGTCACCTCTATGTTTCCGCACCTGCACACAGGCGATGCCGAGGCCCACAGCCCCGATGACCCGCAGGTGCTCCTGAATGAAGGTCTCCAGCTTACTGATACAGCCACCCTAGTGGGGAGAGAGTGGTGGTGGACCTCGCTGGCTCCCACATGCAGCCCTGTTGGACCAGGGTACCCTAAGACGTAGCCAGACCAGCCACCCAGTCAGTCTGGCCCCTTCCTGAGCACCCACCTACCTCCACTTTATAGATGTTGGAGGCATGGTCCCGGCGACCACAGCCAGGTACCACAGTCTTACAGCAGCTGTCAGGAACCACACGGTTGCTTGCCTCACCAGAGCGGATCCACTCACTGTCTCGCCAGTCTTGAGAGTTGTTGCTGCCACAGCAGTGGAACTACGAGGAATATGTGGCTGAGCCCTCCAGCCTGCCAGCACATAGCACCATGCTGGGAAAGTGGGGAGTTACAGGGGGACACCCACCTCTTGCTGCAGCTTGTCTACGGCACTGGTCACACCCTCCTGGCCTGACTGGTGATATCTCTTGATCATGGTGTCCTTCAGATTCTCCTTGAGCTCTGTGTTCAGCTGTGGGTAGGATCAAAGTCTGAAACCGCCCACCCCACCCTCAGGGCAAAGCTAGAGTCAGGACCCCccgcacccacccccacccccacccccacccccggtggGATTGTCAGGACTAGAAGAGACACCAGGCAagaacaaggccagcctggaatgagTGACACTCTCAATCCTATGAATTGAGAATTCCTCCCCCAAAAGTCCCAAGTCAGCCCTGGGATCTACCtgcctgtgtgcacacctgtTCTGGACATACCCCATGGCCAGTTCAGGCCCTTACCTGCTGGTAATAGACATAGGCCAGGATGCCAGCAATGATCTCCAGTAGGAAGATGATGAGGAGCAGGATGAAGTACTAGGAAGCAGGGACCCAGTGAGTTGGGGTTCCTAGTACCAGAGCACCACAAAGCAAGTCCCAACCCAAGAGGCCAAGCAGGAGGAATCCAATTAGCAGCTACAGACTGGGCCACCTAGCTTCTACTTCTCTGGATCTGGTCTATGCCCTAGTAAGTTCAACAGGGACAGCCTGCAGTAACATACTTAACCAGAGTCAAGCCTCAGAACCACTATCAGAGGCCCCTGAGAAACCCATGCCAGGCATCCCCAGCCCCACCACTCCCaccatgtgccaccaggccctgcTGACCAAGCGTAACAGATTCCGTCGCTCCTTGAAAGTGGCACAGCAGCCCAGGACTCCGGTCACCATGACAACAACACCAGCCACCACTAAGATGTAGGCTGTGGCTAGGTAAGTGCTTGAAGCCAGCAGACTAATGTAGTCACTCTTGAGGGCCAGTGTCCAAATGCCCACTGCCATGACAGCCAGGCCAGCCAGCTGCAGGAAGTATGTACTGGTCACTACATCTGGCCCGGGTCTGGAAGCTGGGGACAAGCCCCTAGGCCAGGCCCCCAAGATGAGGAAGAATGGGGATGTAGGGAGAATGCAGCACTTCTTACCCAGAAGCAGCAGTTGTAGGTGAACAGCAGATACTTGAGGCAGACTGTGCCACATGTTGCCTTCTTCTCATTGAATTCACCCATGCTGGGCCTGCAGAAACACGGAGGAGGTCAGATGGCCTGAAGCACCAGGCCTCCAACTAGGAAGAAAGCTAGAAACCAATGGGGGCAGGACGGGATGCAGCACTTCCCAGATACTTCCAGAGTTTGGAGCTCAGCCAGCTGTGGGCCTTAAGAGGAGCCTTCCCAGGAACCATATATGACTCACTTCCTGGACAAAGGATCAGGGCTAACACCCCTCCTCACAGCCAGACACCCATATTGAATTGTCATGGAGGACCCTCAACCTGCTTGCTGACTCACTCCTGCTGgcaactggggggaggggggagccccAGCAGACCTTCAGGATGCATTCCTGTGGACTGCCACCCCCACAGCATTCCCTGAGCCCCACATCACTGGCTGATTGCTTAGCACTAATACCCCAGAtgtggcagagaggcagagagctcaGACCGACCTCAGGTAAACAGTGAGGGCTCTGAGAGCAACCTCTCTACTCCCAGCCTGGGCAGGGACAATAGAGGTGCCGGTAGGTGGAGCCTGCACAATCAGCTCCCCTCTGGGCTGTAGGAGGAGGCCATAGAGGTGGATGGCCATTCCCCCAAAGGTCCTCTAGGCACATCCTGCCCTAGACACACCAGTGTCTGCACTGTGGACAGTATGCAGTACAGACCTCAGCTGAGCACCCCAGGTCAGGTTTCTAGACAGGCGTGCATATGCAGGGCTTTTCACCTGCCACCTGCAGGCTCTGCCCAAGCACCAGCACTCACCTCTGTAAGTCAGAAGGACCAGCAGGTACAGGTCAAAAGTCAGTGGTCTGCCCTTCACCTGGCAGGTAGGATCTTGCCACTCCTATGGTGGTTGAAGCAGTGGTCAGAATGATTTCCACAGACACCAGATCTAGAAGCAGGCATAACAGTCAGGCCTACTATTTTCTTCTGGACCAGGGTGGGGCAGAGGACATTGCTGGCCAGCCTGACCTAGGGAGGGACCAAATGCCTTCTCCAGGTGCCCCACCCTCCAGACCCATCCATCACTGTCCCTCCCCCACCGAACTGCATCAACTGTCCACTCCTGGGGGTGGAAGAGATTACAGACCTCCATTTGGAAATAGGACCCAAATACACGCTGCCTCACTGAAGGAGGGGCATGACACAGAGGCCCGACCACAACGCAAGCCCCGGGGCCAGGCTCTAAAGGCCCAGAACCTATGGAGTGCTGCTTCTGAACACATCCAGCAACATAAGCCAAGGCACAATCAGCAGACTGAATGTTAATTTCCTGAGAAAGGGCCTGCGTGGGAGCCGCGACCA includes:
- the Cd151 gene encoding CD151 antigen, which encodes MGEFNEKKATCGTVCLKYLLFTYNCCFWLAGLAVMAVGIWTLALKSDYISLLASSTYLATAYILVVAGVVVMVTGVLGCCATFKERRNLLRLYFILLLIIFLLEIIAGILAYVYYQQLNTELKENLKDTMIKRYHQSGQEGVTSAVDKLQQEFHCCGSNNSQDWRDSEWIRSGEASNRVVPDSCCKTVVPGCGRRDHASNIYKVEGGCISKLETFIQEHLRVIGAVGLGIACVQVFGMIFTCCLYRSLKLEHY